One Candidatus Finniella inopinata genomic window, ATTCACCGTTCGAATTAAACCGGAACGGCCATTCGGATAAAACCAGAATTGCCGTTCGAATTCGCCGGAATACGCAAGTTTGGTAACGGCCATTCAAAAAAGCCTGGAAAATCCAAAAAGAACGGCTAGCAAACTGTTGGAATTGATCAGATACCAAAAGAACAGCCGTGTTCTAGCACCCATAAAGTCTGACATGGACGGTATTTTTTCAACGGGTTCTATCAATCTGTTAATCACAGAAGAGCTTATTAAACAAATTCAAGCAACGTCCTTAACCATTTTTGAAAAACAACAAACAGCCATAATACAAGAGGCCAACCAACAACAACGAATCGTTTACGATGTCCCATTTTTTGATCAGGAAAAAGGTGAACAACAGATAAGACAGCTTCCTGTTTATTATTTTGGGTCAAGCGCTAGGGGGTCTGAATGCGGCTTCTTCAGTCTTGGTTTCCAAGGTAGAGAACAAGCGATTTCTCAAATAGTTGATAATTTGGTTGAAAACAATATTTACGTCTTGGCCGATAAAGTTTCCGGTGAAAGTGGCGAAATTAAAGCAGCCATGAGACGCTCTCTTATTAAAAATGAAGCGTTGCCTCCACGTTATTTGGATTTATATGCAAAGAGTCATGGTTTAAATCGGCAAGATGAAAAATTGTTAGAAACTTTGGTGGCAGGATATAAAGCCCTTGCAGACCAAATCGCAAAAGCCGAAGCTGCCATTGATGAGGAATTTGAGGCTTTAAAGAAAGAAAAAGGTCTCCCCGCAAAGGTTCCGGCAGAAGCTGATGGAACCATAGCAACTACCTTTCAACTTTTGCGCAAACCCTTTGAACATCGCAAATGGTTTGAACAAGCCAAAATCACCCAGCACTTCTACCCATTGGCTGACTTTCAAGATTATACCTTACGCAACATTCATGAAAAATTTAGGCAGGGGCTTCTTGAATTCGATCCTAATCCCGACTGGAGACTTGGAACCCCTACGTATCCAGACATTATTGCTGCACTGAATCATTGTGATATTTATTCATGGGTGTCACCTCATGTTTTTAGGGCTATGCAGGCAAGCGCATCGGCAACAACCCCTGTTTATGAAACACCTGACAAAGCCTTTGTTTTGACAAGCTTTACCAGTGGAGGGAAGGATGCTAGACGAATTGATATCCTAAACACGTCAGGCATCCATTTTGAGAAATGGGTCAATACCGCAGACCTTTACGCCCTTTCTAGTGCCATTCATCACAAAAAGGAACATGGATTGCCGAATACAAACGCAGGGTAGACCGCTTGTCTTTCAAACTTCGCCGTCTGGAAACGCCCCAGCTTAGGGGGGGGCGTTTTAACAAAGGAGTTGAATCTCTGATGGAATTTTTTAGAAAAATCACTTACTAATGATTCTGATAAATTTTGAGACTCGGTGATTTTTGGCTTCTTCCTCTGTTAATGAAACCCTTTCGCTTTTAAAAGTTTTTGACCAACTTGGTTTTCAGGAAATTAAAAAGATTTTAGTGCTTGATGTGGGTGCAAGCGGTGGGATAGAGCCACATTGGTCTAGTTTGGGCAATAAGCTCTCAGCTATTGGATTTGACCCCCTGGTGTCAGAGGTGAAGCGCCTGAACGAAACCAATACCAACTCGAATGTTTGTTATGAGGAAGGATTTGTTACCTATAATCGTTTGGATCAACATTTCCCCCATACCTTACGCGATGACCCTGTTGCCTCTGTTAATAATTCTTCCTATGAAAGAACAAGTTGTGTTCGCGCAACCAAAGCGAAGCAATATGATTATGTTCAACAACATTTTAATGCAGGGCAATCAGTCGTCTACTCTGATAAATATTTCCAATTAGACGATTATGTGCAAGATCATAAGATCGAGGTTGTGGATTTTATCAAGATTGATACAGATGGCCACGACTTTCCCGTCTTATTGGGAGCTGAGAAAATCATAGGCACCAAAGGTGTTTTGGGTCTTTCCGTTGAATGTCAGTTTCATGGATCCACCCATGCTTATGCCAACACCTTTAGCAATATTGACCAATTTTTAAGGGCTAAAGGATTCACCCTTTTTAATTTGGATGTATGGAAATATTCAAAGGCGGCCTTGCCAGCGCCTTTCGTTTACGACATTTATGCCCAGACCCAAAGTGGTCCTGCACAATGGGCAGAAGCCGTTTATTTTAGAGACTTGGCTGACCAAAGTTACGAAAGGAAATTTGACTTTCCAATTACCAAAGATAAAGCTCTAAAACTTGCCTGTTTGTATGAATTATTTGGTTTAAATGACTGTGCAGCTGAGATATTACTTGAAACCCATGAACGATTCGGTTTCTCGCCTCATCTGCAAGAAATGTTGAATACGTTAACGCCTAGCTTAAAGGGCAGAAAGGTGTCCTACGAAAGCTATATACAGAAATTCGATAAAAACCCAGATCTTTGGTTTCCAAAAACCAGTTTGTTGAAAGCCAAAATAAGAAAATTGGAAAGTGTGCTTAACGCCCTGCCCGGTCTAAAGCAATTAAAAATTGTAAAACCTTTAAAAAAATTAGTTAAATGGATCCGCAATCGTTAAAGATCATGAAAGTCACTAATAGTCTTTATGGACTCCGTTAGCCAGTATATACCCCTTCATCTAAAATGGGCTATACCTTTTGTTATTAGTAATCGCTAGACTCGATGGTTTTATTAATAAAACTTTAACCCGTCGCTAAAGGAAATTAGGAATGTCAAATCAGCAACAAGCCAGTTTTTGTTATGAATCAATAGAACCCGGTTATTATGATGCTATTTACAAAAAGGGAACAGGCATCCAAAGTCAATGGCATCGCCTTAAGTTTGCAAGGGTTCAAAAATCTCTTCCCGAGAGCGTTCACAATTTATTGGATGTTGGCTGTGGCCCAGGAACATTTTTAGGCAATTTTTTGCCGTCCTCGGTTAAGGGGATCGGCGTTGATATCGCCGCTTCTCAAATTGAATTTGCCAAGAATTCTTATGATTTTCCCCATCTGAATTTCATTTGCATTAAAGATTACCTACCCTTTGATAACGATTTTTTTGATGTTGTTACTTGTATCGAGCTTATAGAACATTTATCGCACACTGAATTTGACTTTTTATTAAAAGAAATGAAACGTGTTCTTAAGCCGGGAGGAATTTTGTTATTAACAACACCCAACTACGCAGGAGCATGGCCAGTGGTTGAATTTATGGTGAATAAGCTTTCGCCAGTCTCTTACGCGCACCAACACATTAGTAAATTTCGAACACATTCCCTGCAAACACTTTTGCAAAAAGCAGGTTTCAAGGTAACTGTGGAACGTTATATGGGACTGGCACCATTTTCAGCAGTTTTTTCGGATACGCTCTGCCACAAAATATCAAATTGGGAACAAAATACTCAAAAAGCTTACGGCATGCTTTTGTTCGCTTTGGCAGAAAAGTTATAGCAATGAAAGATTTAACAATTGTTGTTCCTGTCTTAAATGAAAAAGACAATATTCTGCCCTTCTATTTGTCGGTTCAAAAAATTCTGAAAACAGAAAATTTAGGGCGTGTCATCAATTAAGCCAAATAGCCGCAGCAACCAAATGTATGGCTCCCAGGAAGTTTCGAGCTGTTTTATCATATCGAGTGGCTATGGCTCTGTATTGTTTAAGTTTGGCGAAGAAGTTTTCGATGAGGTGCCGGGCCTTGTAGAGGTCTTTATCATACGAACAAGGGTTGATCCTATTCTTTTTTGGGGGAATGACCGCCTCACATCCTTTCTCTTCAAGTTTTTTTCTCATACGTTCGTCTGCGTCATAAGCCTTGTCAGCTAAGACGGCACCAGCTTGCGTAAGGTT contains:
- a CDS encoding class I SAM-dependent methyltransferase, which translates into the protein MSNQQQASFCYESIEPGYYDAIYKKGTGIQSQWHRLKFARVQKSLPESVHNLLDVGCGPGTFLGNFLPSSVKGIGVDIAASQIEFAKNSYDFPHLNFICIKDYLPFDNDFFDVVTCIELIEHLSHTEFDFLLKEMKRVLKPGGILLLTTPNYAGAWPVVEFMVNKLSPVSYAHQHISKFRTHSLQTLLQKAGFKVTVERYMGLAPFSAVFSDTLCHKISNWEQNTQKAYGMLLFALAEKL
- a CDS encoding FkbM family methyltransferase; translation: MASSSVNETLSLLKVFDQLGFQEIKKILVLDVGASGGIEPHWSSLGNKLSAIGFDPLVSEVKRLNETNTNSNVCYEEGFVTYNRLDQHFPHTLRDDPVASVNNSSYERTSCVRATKAKQYDYVQQHFNAGQSVVYSDKYFQLDDYVQDHKIEVVDFIKIDTDGHDFPVLLGAEKIIGTKGVLGLSVECQFHGSTHAYANTFSNIDQFLRAKGFTLFNLDVWKYSKAALPAPFVYDIYAQTQSGPAQWAEAVYFRDLADQSYERKFDFPITKDKALKLACLYELFGLNDCAAEILLETHERFGFSPHLQEMLNTLTPSLKGRKVSYESYIQKFDKNPDLWFPKTSLLKAKIRKLESVLNALPGLKQLKIVKPLKKLVKWIRNR